The following proteins are encoded in a genomic region of Zea mays cultivar B73 chromosome 9, Zm-B73-REFERENCE-NAM-5.0, whole genome shotgun sequence:
- the LOC103638666 gene encoding serine/threonine-protein phosphatase 7 long form homolog — translation MRYDERYTPLLRRAGLDVLSYQVRRGLPTFNPAALTALVDRWRPETHTFHLPCGEMTVTLEDCQKILGLSIMGRPVTGQASPGGWRQRVEAFLGRLLPDELRGSHNTGVPLTWLRQSFGQCPPGADEQTVGYHCRAWILHLFGSVLFPDATGDSASWMFLPCLTDWDTTGGYSWASAVLAFLYRQLCEACRRSSRTASLGGCVYLLQLWMWAHIPVGRPREFPPREWFVVAGHRLKPTAAYRWDQVEEPFARHQRAYVEYSNELDALTPSMVTWQPYLDPYFASIQLSSMCSIDENLYLMRCPLICFYAVEYHLPHRVARQFGLRQEFPVEPFSTSIQLHKFDRQRQKKVTDFETHHRDYIDEWDQQGDLNYENDQAHTNYNFRRYLIWYSGVTRCKLKGQWTAADYAEQESSDDEDTAFDIAARHGSQIEAAPILDRVVTISLLKLEISIQCFMSSFEHPNVLTCDRETLCSYLLLNSSVSHRELQILLRYRYYQGYHVVFVEQRLGVDAGL, via the exons ATGAGGTACGATGAGAGGTACACTCCTCTCCTACGGAGGGCTGGCTTGGACGTCTTATCGTACCAGGTCCGCCGTGGGCTGCCCACTTTCAACCCAGCGGCGTTGACGGCTCTGGTCGACAG GTGGCGGCCAGAGACTCACACTTTCCACCTTCCCTGCGGTGAGATGACTGTGACGCTTGAAGATTGCCAGAAGATTCTTGGTCTCAGCATTATGggtcgtccagtgaccggtcaggcatcaccaggcggttggaggcagagggtggaggcctttcttgggagactgcttccggatgagctacgaggtagccacaacaccggagtcccactgacctggcttaggcagagctttgggcagtgtccacctggtgcagatgagcagacggttggataccattgtcgagcttggattctccatctctttggttcagttctttttccagacgcaacaggcgacagcgcgtcatggatgtttctgccctgcctgactgactgggatacgaccggaggttacagctgggcttcagcagtgttggccttcctgtacaggcaactttgcgaggcttgtcgtcgttcgtcgaggacggccagcttaggtggatgtgtctacctactacagctgtggatgtgggcacacataccagtcgggcgacccagagagtttcctcctcgtgagtggttcgtggtagccggacatcggcttaagcccacggctgcttaccgctgggaccaggtcgaggagccattcgcacgacaccagcgtgcttacgtggagtactcaaacgagctcgacgcacttactccttcgatg GTGACTTGGCAACCGTATCTTGATCCATATTTCGCCAGCATACAGTTGAGCAGCATGTGCTCAATAGACGAGAACCTCTACCTCATGAGGTGTCCCCTCATCTGTTTTTATGCTGTTGAGTACCACTTGCCCCACAGAGTTGCTCGACAGTTCGGATTGCGCCAGGAGTTTCCGGTGGAGCCATTCTCGACTTCAATACAACTTCATAA GTTCGACAGACAGAGACAGAAGAAGGTCACGGACTTCGAGACGCACCATCGTGATTACATTGATGAATGGGACCAGCAGGGGGATCTGAACTATGAGAATGACCAGGCGCACACAAACTACAACTTCCGGAGGTATTTGATTTGGTATTCGGGTGTGACTAGGTGCAAGCTGAAGGGACAGTGGACAGCagcagactacgccgagcaagaatcgtcagacgacgaagacacagctttcgacatagctgctcggcacgggtcccaaattgaggctgctccaatccttgatagagtggtaactatttctttactaaaattagagatttcaattcaatgttttatgtctagttttgagcatcctaatgtcttaacttgtgatagggaaactctatgctcgtatctgttgttgaactcgagcgtatctcacagagaacttcagatactactacgctatcgttactatca agggtatcacgtcgtcttcgtcgagcagcggctcggtgtggatgccggtctctag
- the LOC103638667 gene encoding acyl transferase 7: MRSAGAAATVTRLAQRVVAPAAPTPRGQLPLSWLDRYPTQRALIESLHVFKGRADAGAEAPARAIERALAAALVSYYPIAGRLAVSDEGELVVDCTGEGVWFVEAGASCALADVDYLEYPLMVPKDELLPHPTYPESDLLPEDSLILLVQVTQFACGGFVVGFRFSHAVADGPGAAQFMAAVGDMARGHAAPLVAPAWGREAIPNPPGAAVGALPVPTELRLQYLAMDISTEYIEHLKARFLEQAGQRCSAFEVLIAKAWQSRTRAAGFARGSPVHVCFAMNARPALGVPRGFYGNCYYIMRVSAAAEAVSDASVCDVVRLVREGKKRLPGEFARWSAGGGVDDPYRITSDYRTLLVSDWSRLGFAEVDYGWGCPVHVVPLTNLDYIATCILVRPSAHKPGARLITQCVDAGAVDAFHKDMMRLD; this comes from the exons ATGAGGAGCGCGGGTGCGGCGGCGACCGTGACGCGTCTGGCGCAGCGGGTGGTGGCCCCGGCGGCGCCCACGCCCCGAGGACAGCTCCCGCTCTCCTGGCTGGACCGCTACCCGACCCAGCGCGCGCTCATCGAGTCCCTCCACGTCTTCAAGGGCCGAGCTGACGCGGGAGCGGAGGCGCCCGCCAGGGCCATTGAGCGCGCGCTGGCTGCCGCGCTGGTGAGCTACTACCCCATCGCCGGGAGACTGGCGGTCTCGGACGAGGGGGAGCTGGTGGTGGACTGTACCGGCGAGGGCGTGTGGTTCGTCGAGGCCGGGGCCAGCTGCGCCCTCGCGGACGTGGACTACCTCGAGTACCCGCTCATGGTGCCCAAGGACGAGCTTCTCCCGCACCCCACCTATCCCGAATCTGACCTCCTCCCCGAGGACTCGCTCATCCTCCTTGTCCAG GTGACGCAGTTCGCGTGCGGCGGGTTCGTGGTCGGGTTCCGGTTCAGCCACGCGGTCGcggacggccccggcgcggcccagtTCATGGCCGCCGTCGGCGACATGGCGCGTGGGCACGCGGCGCCCCTGGTGGCCCCGGCTTGGGGCCGCGAGGCGATCCCGAACCCTCCCGGCGCGGCGGTGGGCGCGCTGCCGGTCCCGACGGAGCTCCGGCTGCAGTACCTCGCCATGGACATCTCGACGGAATACATCGAGCACCTGAAGGCGCGGTTCCTGGAGCAGGCGGGGCAGCGGTGCAGCGCGTTCGAGGTGCTGATCGCCAAGGCGTGGCAGTCGCGCACCCGCGCGGCGGGGTTCGCGCGGGGCTCCCCCGTGCACGTGTGCTTCGCCATGAACGCGCGGCCGGCGCTGGGCGTCCCGCGCGGGTTCTACGGCAACTGCTACTACATCATGCGCGTGTCGGCGGCCGCCGAGGCCGTGTCGGACGCGTCCGTGTGCGACGTGGTGCGCCTCGTCCGCGAGGGCAAGAAGCGGCTGCCCGGCGAGTTCGCGCGGTGGAGCGCGGGCGGCGGGGTGGACGACCCGTACCGCATCACGTCGGACTACCGGACGCTGCTGGTGTCTGACTGGTCGCGGCTCGGGTTCGCGGAGGTGGACTACGGGTGGGGCTGCCCCGTGCACGTCGTCCCGCTCACCAACCTGGACTACATCGCGACGTGCATCCTGGTCCGGCCCTCCGCGCACAAGCCCGGCGCGCGACTCATCACGCAGTGCGTggacgccggcgccgtcgacgcgTTCCACAAGGACATGATGCGGCTCGACTGA